The Tistrella mobilis genome has a segment encoding these proteins:
- a CDS encoding hydantoinase/oxoprolinase family protein, translated as MSKDFVIGVDVGGTFTDVFFLNEAEGTAQVSKVPTSRPDQSAGFLDGISTRVPDKARIATVVHGTTAGTNALLERKGARIGVITTRGFRDVLEMRRRDRPKTWGLWGAFEPVVPRDLRREVPERVLADGTLREAVDLAAVEAEARALIEAGCAAIAILFVNAYANPANERAAVAAVRALWPNDHVTCSTEILPEIREFERFSTTALNAYLQPEVGGYLKRLEDALTADGFGGEFLIVQSNGGVMSVDTARRLPVRTALSGPAAGVIAAGYIADQAGFPNVITGDIGGTSFDVSLIADGRTVLSPQTSIDYGMVVRTPMIEITTIGAGGGSIAWVDKGGMLNIGPESAGSTPGPVCYGNGGDRPTVTDANVVLGRINADRPIGGKLARLDREAALAAIEAQVARPLGLEPMAAAEAIIRVANSRMAGAIRLVSIERGYDPKRFALMPFGGGGSLHVGALMKDVGLGRALVPRYPGVTSALGCVIADMRHDYVQTINAVLDAVDPAMLAGAMREHAAGGLKLLAAAGVTLDAKTVRFEFDMAYLGQTHTVPVPFEIAVDAAGDPAPFSIADIAAAFEEAYRGVYGRLLEGGTMRVLNLRTAVIGTRPKFDLGVLAPTTTGGADLARTGTRPVYVDGAWHDAGIYARLELPVDSVVEGPAILEQPDTTIFVEPDLYATVDRFGNLVIARKSDREGA; from the coding sequence CGCCCCGACCAGTCGGCGGGCTTTCTGGACGGCATCTCGACCCGGGTGCCCGACAAGGCGCGGATCGCCACCGTCGTTCACGGCACCACCGCCGGCACCAATGCGCTGCTGGAGCGCAAGGGCGCGCGGATCGGCGTGATCACCACGCGCGGCTTCCGCGACGTGCTGGAAATGCGCCGCCGCGACCGGCCCAAAACCTGGGGGCTTTGGGGCGCGTTCGAGCCGGTGGTGCCGCGCGATCTGCGCCGCGAGGTGCCCGAGCGCGTGCTGGCCGACGGCACGCTGCGCGAGGCGGTGGACCTGGCCGCGGTGGAGGCCGAGGCCCGTGCGCTGATCGAGGCGGGCTGTGCCGCCATCGCCATCCTGTTCGTCAACGCCTATGCCAACCCGGCCAATGAACGCGCAGCGGTGGCGGCGGTGCGCGCGCTCTGGCCCAACGACCATGTCACCTGCTCGACCGAGATCCTGCCCGAGATCCGCGAATTCGAGCGCTTTTCGACCACCGCGCTCAACGCCTATCTCCAGCCCGAGGTCGGCGGCTATCTGAAGCGGCTGGAAGATGCGCTGACCGCCGACGGTTTCGGCGGCGAATTCCTGATCGTGCAGTCCAATGGCGGCGTGATGTCGGTGGATACCGCCCGCCGCCTGCCGGTGCGGACCGCGCTGTCGGGCCCGGCGGCGGGCGTGATCGCGGCCGGCTATATCGCCGATCAGGCCGGCTTCCCCAACGTCATCACCGGCGATATCGGCGGCACCAGCTTCGACGTCTCGCTGATCGCCGACGGCCGCACCGTGCTGTCGCCCCAGACCTCGATCGATTACGGCATGGTCGTGCGCACGCCGATGATCGAGATCACCACCATCGGTGCCGGCGGCGGGTCGATCGCCTGGGTCGACAAGGGCGGGATGCTGAATATCGGCCCGGAAAGCGCCGGGTCGACCCCGGGCCCGGTCTGCTATGGCAATGGCGGCGACCGGCCGACGGTGACCGATGCCAATGTCGTGCTGGGCCGGATCAATGCCGACCGGCCGATCGGCGGCAAGCTTGCCCGGCTGGACCGCGAGGCGGCGCTGGCGGCGATCGAGGCACAGGTGGCCAGGCCGCTGGGGCTGGAGCCGATGGCGGCGGCCGAGGCCATCATCCGGGTGGCGAATTCGCGCATGGCCGGCGCCATCCGCCTGGTGTCGATCGAACGCGGCTACGACCCGAAGCGCTTTGCGCTGATGCCCTTCGGCGGCGGCGGCTCGCTGCATGTGGGCGCGCTGATGAAGGATGTCGGGCTGGGCCGGGCCCTGGTGCCGCGCTATCCGGGCGTCACCTCGGCGCTGGGTTGCGTGATCGCCGATATGCGTCACGACTATGTCCAGACGATCAATGCGGTGCTGGATGCGGTCGACCCCGCCATGCTGGCCGGGGCAATGCGCGAGCATGCGGCCGGCGGGCTGAAGCTGCTGGCGGCGGCGGGCGTGACCCTGGACGCCAAGACCGTGCGCTTCGAATTCGACATGGCCTATCTGGGCCAGACCCACACGGTGCCGGTGCCGTTCGAGATCGCGGTCGATGCGGCCGGCGATCCGGCGCCGTTCAGCATCGCCGACATCGCGGCCGCCTTCGAGGAGGCCTATCGCGGCGTTTATGGCCGGCTGCTGGAGGGCGGCACCATGCGGGTGCTGAACCTGCGCACCGCCGTGATCGGCACCCGGCCCAAATTCGATCTGGGCGTGCTGGCCCCCACCACCACAGGCGGCGCCGATCTGGCCCGCACCGGCACCCGGCCGGTCTATGTCGACGGCGCCTGGCACGATGCCGGCATCTATGCCCGGCTGGAGCTGCCGGTCGACAGCGTGGTGGAGGGGCCGGCGATCCTGGAACAGCCCGACACCACCATCTTCGTCGAACCCGACCTTTATGCCACGGTCGACCGGTTCGGCAACCTGGTCATCGCCCGCAAGAGCGACCGTGAGGGAGCCTGA
- a CDS encoding cysteine hydrolase family protein: protein MADFFADFQPARTALLIVDLQNDFLHPDGAYARGGAGAPEIAALPARVKPVADALRAAGGFVISTQFTLVPGRGGEPMIADHLRQIRPFLRRGDFLPGGWGHALVDELQPADFTVEKVAYSAFYQSRLDFVLARAGIDRLIACGIVTNGGVASTVREAHVRGLPTLVLSDGCAAMKPDLHDATITVLSSIGPVMSCAEAETRIRAAI from the coding sequence ATGGCCGATTTCTTCGCCGACTTCCAGCCCGCCCGCACCGCCCTGCTGATCGTCGACCTGCAGAACGACTTTCTGCACCCGGACGGCGCCTATGCCCGCGGCGGCGCCGGTGCGCCCGAAATCGCCGCCCTGCCGGCGCGGGTGAAGCCGGTGGCCGATGCCCTGCGCGCGGCCGGCGGCTTCGTCATCTCCACCCAGTTCACCCTGGTGCCCGGGCGGGGCGGCGAGCCGATGATCGCCGATCATCTGCGCCAGATCCGCCCCTTCCTGCGCCGGGGCGATTTTCTGCCCGGCGGCTGGGGCCATGCCCTGGTCGACGAGCTGCAGCCGGCCGATTTCACCGTCGAGAAGGTCGCCTACAGCGCCTTCTATCAGTCGCGGCTGGATTTCGTGCTGGCGCGTGCCGGCATCGACCGGCTGATCGCCTGCGGCATCGTCACCAATGGCGGCGTGGCGAGCACGGTGCGCGAGGCCCATGTCCGTGGCCTGCCCACACTGGTACTCTCCGACGGCTGTGCGGCGATGAAGCCGGATCTGCACGACGCCACCATCACCGTGCTCTCGTCCATCGGGCCGGTGATGAGCTGCGCCGAGGCCGAAACCCGCATCCGCGCCGCAATCTGA
- a CDS encoding acyl-CoA dehydrogenase: MARETRPAFQWEDPLNLAGELSEEERMIRDTAHDYAQEKLQTRVLEANRHEIFHREIMTEMGALGLLGCTLPEEYGCAGLSYVAYGLVAREVERVDSGYRSAMSVQSSLVMYPIYAFGTEEQRRKYLPRLATGELVGCFGLTEPDAGSDPSSMRTRARKVDGGYEISGTKTWITNAPIADVFVVWAKDDHGSIRGFVLEKGMTGLSAPKIEGKFSLRASITGQIAMDQVFVPEENAFPEVRGLTGPFSCLNNARYGIAWGAMGAAEFCWHAARQYTMDRIMFGRPLAATQLIQKKLADMQTEIALGLTAALQLGRLKDRGTAAPEAISLLKRNNCGKALEIARVARDMHGGNGIADEYHVIRHMCNLEAVNTYEGTHDVHALILGRAQTGIAAFG, from the coding sequence ATGGCCCGTGAAACCCGCCCCGCCTTCCAGTGGGAAGATCCGCTGAACCTTGCCGGCGAGCTGTCGGAAGAGGAGCGGATGATCCGCGACACCGCGCATGACTACGCGCAGGAGAAGCTCCAGACCCGGGTGCTGGAGGCCAATCGTCACGAGATCTTCCATCGCGAGATCATGACCGAAATGGGCGCGCTGGGCCTGCTGGGCTGCACCCTGCCCGAGGAGTATGGCTGCGCGGGCCTGTCTTATGTGGCCTATGGCCTGGTGGCGCGCGAGGTGGAGCGGGTCGACAGCGGCTATCGCTCGGCGATGAGCGTGCAGTCCTCGCTGGTGATGTATCCGATCTATGCCTTCGGCACCGAAGAGCAGCGCCGCAAATACCTGCCGCGCCTGGCGACCGGCGAACTGGTCGGCTGCTTCGGCCTGACCGAGCCCGATGCCGGCTCGGACCCCTCGTCGATGCGCACCCGCGCCCGCAAGGTCGATGGCGGCTACGAGATTTCGGGCACCAAGACCTGGATCACCAATGCGCCGATCGCCGATGTCTTCGTGGTCTGGGCCAAGGATGATCACGGCTCGATCCGCGGCTTCGTGCTGGAAAAGGGCATGACGGGGCTGAGCGCGCCCAAGATCGAGGGCAAGTTCTCGCTGCGCGCCTCGATCACCGGCCAGATCGCCATGGATCAGGTCTTCGTGCCCGAAGAGAACGCCTTCCCCGAGGTCCGCGGCCTGACCGGCCCGTTCTCGTGTCTGAACAATGCCCGCTACGGCATCGCCTGGGGGGCGATGGGTGCTGCGGAATTCTGCTGGCATGCCGCGCGTCAGTACACCATGGACCGGATCATGTTCGGCCGGCCGCTGGCGGCCACCCAGCTGATCCAGAAGAAGCTGGCCGATATGCAGACGGAAATCGCGCTCGGCCTGACCGCGGCGCTGCAGCTGGGCCGGCTGAAGGATCGCGGCACCGCGGCGCCCGAGGCGATCAGCCTGCTGAAGCGCAACAATTGCGGCAAGGCGCTGGAGATTGCCCGGGTCGCCCGCGACATGCATGGCGGCAACGGCATCGCCGACGAGTATCATGTGATCCGTCACATGTGCAATCTGGAGGCCGTGAATACCTATGAAGGCACGCACGACGTCCATGCGCTGATCCTGGGCCGCGCCCAGACCGGCATCGCCGCCTTCGGCTGA
- a CDS encoding CaiB/BaiF CoA transferase family protein → MATPRAEGALSHIRVLDLSRVLAGPWASQILGDLGAEVLKIERPGAGDDTRGWGPPYAEAADGSAREAAYFLTTNRNKSSVAIDMGTAEGAALIRRLAAESDVVIENFKVGGLKKYGLDQESLRALNPRLIYCSITGFGQTGPYAPRAGYDFMIQAMGGLMSVTGEPDEVPGGGPVKVGVALVDVMTGLYATIGVLAALAHRERTGAGQHIDLALLDVSVATLANQAMNYLVSGKAPGRMGNAHPNIVPYQAFATQDGHLVLAIGNDEQFRRFAAEAGHPEWAADPRFATNAQRVANRAALVPLVAGAVATRTTDDWIAALESKAVPCGPINTLDRVFADPQVQARGLARQIAHPALGSVPTVANPLNLSATPVDYARAAPRLGADTDETLGRLLGLDADALADLRKKGVIG, encoded by the coding sequence ATGGCGACCCCCCGAGCCGAAGGTGCCCTCTCTCACATCCGCGTGCTCGATCTCAGCCGCGTCCTTGCCGGCCCCTGGGCCAGCCAGATCCTTGGCGATCTGGGGGCGGAGGTGCTGAAGATCGAACGGCCGGGTGCGGGCGACGACACCCGCGGCTGGGGGCCGCCCTATGCCGAGGCGGCCGACGGTTCGGCGCGGGAGGCGGCCTATTTCCTGACCACCAACCGCAACAAATCCTCGGTCGCGATCGATATGGGCACCGCGGAGGGGGCGGCGCTGATCCGGCGTCTGGCCGCCGAATCGGATGTGGTGATCGAGAATTTCAAGGTCGGCGGTCTGAAGAAATACGGGCTCGACCAGGAGAGCCTCAGGGCGCTCAATCCGCGGCTGATCTATTGCTCGATCACCGGTTTCGGCCAGACGGGGCCCTACGCGCCGCGCGCCGGTTATGACTTCATGATCCAGGCCATGGGCGGGCTGATGTCGGTGACCGGAGAGCCCGACGAGGTGCCGGGTGGCGGGCCGGTCAAGGTGGGGGTCGCCCTGGTCGACGTGATGACCGGGCTTTATGCGACCATCGGCGTGCTGGCGGCGCTGGCCCATCGCGAGCGGACGGGGGCGGGGCAGCATATCGATCTGGCCCTGCTCGACGTCTCGGTCGCAACGCTCGCCAATCAGGCGATGAACTATCTGGTATCGGGCAAGGCGCCGGGGCGGATGGGCAATGCCCATCCCAATATCGTGCCCTATCAGGCCTTCGCGACCCAGGACGGCCATCTGGTGCTGGCGATCGGCAATGACGAGCAGTTCCGCCGCTTTGCCGCCGAGGCCGGCCATCCGGAGTGGGCAGCCGATCCGCGCTTTGCGACCAACGCCCAGCGCGTCGCCAACCGTGCCGCCCTGGTGCCGCTGGTGGCGGGGGCGGTCGCTACCCGCACCACCGACGACTGGATCGCGGCGCTGGAAAGCAAGGCCGTGCCCTGCGGGCCGATCAACACGCTCGACCGGGTGTTTGCCGATCCGCAGGTGCAGGCCCGCGGCCTGGCGCGGCAGATCGCCCATCCGGCGCTGGGATCGGTGCCGACGGTGGCCAATCCGCTCAATCTGTCGGCGACGCCGGTCGATTACGCCCGCGCAGCGCCCCGTCTCGGTGCCGATACCGACGAGACGCTGGGCCGGCTGCTGGGGCTGGATGCCGACGCCCTGGCCGACCTCCGCAAAAAAGGTGTCATCGGATGA
- the leuC gene encoding 3-isopropylmalate dehydratase large subunit: MTLPATVSGAPRTVFDRIWDAHVVQAHPAGQRLLWIDRHFTHEGSFHAYGKLAGMGRRVARPDLTFGVADHYVPTRNRDAEPADPDVGRVIRLLRDNTAANAVRLFDLGDEEQGIVHVVGPEQGLTLPGLTIVCGDSHTSTHGAFGALAFGIGASEVAHVLATQTLWQRRPKTFRVRVDGRLGTGVSAKDLILHLISVIGTDGATGHVIEYAGPAIRALGMEARMTVCNMSIEAGARAGMIAPDETTFAWLKGRPAAPVGALFDRAVAHWSALRSDDEAVFDREIVIDGSAVAPVVTWGTAPEEAVAIDGHVPGDADPATLDYMGLVPGQKLEGLPVDRVFIGSCTNGRIEDLRAAAALLKGRRLTVPMLVSPGSARVKRQAEAEGLARIFVEAGADWVESGCSMCVGMNGDLAAPGERVASTTNRNFRGRQGPGARTHLMSPAMAAAAGVTGRLADIRRLAEG; this comes from the coding sequence ATGACCCTGCCCGCGACCGTTTCGGGGGCGCCGCGCACGGTGTTCGACCGGATCTGGGATGCGCATGTCGTGCAGGCCCATCCGGCCGGCCAGCGCCTGCTGTGGATCGACCGCCATTTCACCCATGAAGGCAGTTTCCATGCCTATGGCAAGCTGGCCGGGATGGGCCGGCGGGTGGCGCGGCCGGATCTGACCTTCGGGGTTGCCGATCATTACGTGCCGACCCGCAACCGCGATGCCGAGCCGGCGGACCCCGATGTCGGCCGGGTGATCCGGCTGCTGCGCGACAACACGGCGGCCAATGCGGTGCGGCTGTTCGATCTGGGCGACGAGGAACAGGGCATCGTCCATGTGGTCGGGCCCGAACAGGGGCTGACCCTGCCGGGGCTGACTATCGTCTGCGGCGACAGCCATACTTCCACCCATGGCGCCTTCGGTGCGTTGGCCTTCGGCATCGGTGCCTCGGAGGTCGCCCATGTGCTGGCGACCCAGACGCTGTGGCAGCGCCGGCCGAAGACCTTCCGGGTGCGGGTGGATGGCCGGCTGGGGACCGGCGTTTCGGCCAAGGATCTGATCCTGCACCTGATTTCGGTGATCGGTACCGATGGTGCCACCGGCCATGTGATCGAATATGCCGGGCCGGCGATCCGGGCGCTGGGCATGGAAGCGCGGATGACGGTGTGCAACATGTCGATCGAGGCCGGTGCCCGCGCCGGCATGATCGCCCCCGACGAGACCACCTTCGCCTGGCTGAAGGGCCGGCCTGCCGCCCCGGTGGGGGCGCTGTTCGATCGGGCGGTGGCGCATTGGTCGGCACTGCGCAGCGATGACGAGGCCGTCTTCGACCGCGAGATCGTGATCGACGGCAGCGCCGTTGCACCGGTCGTCACCTGGGGGACGGCGCCCGAAGAGGCGGTGGCGATCGACGGCCATGTGCCCGGCGATGCCGATCCGGCGACGCTCGATTATATGGGGCTGGTGCCGGGGCAGAAGCTGGAAGGCCTGCCGGTCGACCGGGTGTTCATCGGATCCTGCACCAATGGCCGGATCGAGGATCTGCGTGCGGCGGCGGCCCTGCTGAAAGGGCGGCGGCTGACGGTGCCGATGCTGGTCTCCCCCGGATCGGCCAGAGTGAAGCGCCAGGCCGAGGCGGAAGGCCTGGCCCGGATCTTCGTCGAGGCCGGGGCCGATTGGGTGGAGAGCGGCTGTTCGATGTGTGTGGGCATGAACGGGGATCTGGCGGCGCCGGGCGAGCGGGTGGCATCGACCACCAATCGCAATTTCCGCGGCCGCCAGGGGCCGGGGGCGCGCACCCATCTGATGAGCCCGGCCATGGCCGCAGCGGCGGGTGTGACCGGCCGGCTGGCCGATATCCGCCGGCTGGCGGAGGGCTGA